In Populus nigra chromosome 10, ddPopNigr1.1, whole genome shotgun sequence, the following proteins share a genomic window:
- the LOC133706090 gene encoding lignin-forming anionic peroxidase-like produces MASKAGAAASFMFMLFLLNTACQAQLSPAFYDSSCPNALSAIRTAIRSAIASDRRMAASLIRLHFHDCFVQGRDASILLDETPSIQSEKTALGNLNSARGYNVIDKAKTEVEKICPGVVSCADIIAVAARDASAYVGGPSYAVKLGRRDSTTASRTLANAELPAFFESLESLISRFQKKGLTVRDMVALSGSHTLGHAQCFTFRERIYNHSNIDAGFASTRRRRCPRVGSDATLAPLDLVTPNSFDNNYFKNLMQNKGLLQSDQVLFNGGSTDSIVSEYSRNPARFKSDFGSAMIKMGDIGLLTGSSGQIRRICSAVN; encoded by the exons atggcATCAAAAGCAGGAGCAGCAGCTTCTTTCATGTTCATGCTGTTCTTGCTGAACACAGCATGCCAGGCACAACTCTCCCCTGCATTTTACGACAGCTCCTGTCCTAATGCGCTTAGCGCGATCCGAACGGCAATCAGAAGTGCAATTGCGAGCGACAGGAGAATGGCTGCGTCTCTCATCCGCTTACACTTTCACGATTGCTTTGTCCAGG GCAGGGATGCCTCCATCTTACTGGACGAGACTCCCTCTATCCAGAGTGAAAAGACTGCCCTCGGCAACCTTAACTCTGCTAGAGGTTATAATGTAATAGACAAAGCAAAAACTGAAGTTGAGAAGATCTGTCCCGGAGTAGTATCATGTGCAGATATCATTGCTGTTGCAGCGAGAGATGCGTCTGCTTAT GTGGGTGGCCCATCCTACGCGGTGAAGCTTGGAAGGAGAGATTCAACTACAGCAAGTCGAACTTTAGCCAACGCAGAGTTACCTGCCTTCTTTGAAAGCCTGGAGAGTCTTATTTCTCGCTTCCAAAAGAAAGGCCTTACTGTAAGGGACATGGTTGCCTTGTCAGGTTCGCATACTCTCGGACACGCTCAATGCTTCACTTTCCGTGAAAGGATATACAATCACAGCAATATCGATGCCGGATTCGCTAGCACCCGCAGGAGGCGATGTCCACGTGTTGGCAGCGACGCAACCTTAGCCCCGCTCGATTTGGTCACTCCCAATTCTTTCGACAACAATTACTTCAAGAATCTGATGCAAAACAAGGGTCTCCTTCAATCAGATCAAGTGCTTTTCAATGGAGGCTCCACGGACAGCATTGTCTCTGAATACAGCAGGAACCCTGCAAGATTCAAATCAGATTTTGGATCTGCCATGATCAAAATGGGAGATATAGGTCTTCTCACTGGATCTTCCGGGCAGATAAGGAGGATTTGCAGTGCTGTCAActag
- the LOC133706046 gene encoding uncharacterized protein LOC133706046, whose amino-acid sequence MVEFIIEVVKACPHAMISVDGNGRNLFMSSIANRQEKVFSLFYGLEAEKARFVCIEDCSGNTMLHLAAKLSPPSQLARISGAALQMQRELQWYKEVESIVDPRDKDHRNNNNQTARELFTSDHKDLLVEGEQWMKEAATSCTVVGALIITIMFTVAFTVPGGNDQQTGYPVFKDKESFTVFIVADAVSLFSSSTSVLMFLGILTSRYAEEDFLKSLPTKLIIGLSMLFFSIAAMMVTFCSALVIMLDGRLQLIIPIVLLASIPVTFFMLLQFPLLVEIFVSTYGPGIFNRKMKRWH is encoded by the exons ATGGTTGAGTTTATTATTGAGGTGGTAAAAGCTTGTCCTCATGCAATGATTAGTGTAGATGGCAACGGAAGGAACCTATTTATGTCCTCGATTGCAAACAGGCAAGAAAAAGTGTTCAGCCTTTTCTATGGACTGGAAGCAGAAAAAGCACGATTTGTTTGCATCGAAGATTGCTCTGGAAATACAATGTTACATTTGGCAGCAAAACTATCACCTCCTTCTCAACTAGCTCGGATCTCTGGTGCAGCTCTACAGATGCAAAGAGAACTACAATGGTACAAG GAAGTGGAAAGCATTGTGGATCCTAGAGACAAGGATCATCGTAATAACAACAATCAGACAGCCAGGGAATTATTTACGTCTGACCATAAGGACTTGCTAGTGGAAGGAGAGCAATGGATGAAAGAAGCAGCAACTTCTTGTACAGTTGTGGGTGCTCTCATCATTACAATCATGTTTACTGTCGCATTTACTGTTCCCGGCGGCAACGATCAACAGACCGGCTATCCGGTTTTTAAAGACAAGGAATCTTTTACAGTTTTTATAGTAGCGGATGcagtctctctcttttcttcatcAACATCAGTGTTGATGTTCTTAGGAATTCTTACGTCGCGATACGCAGAGGAAGATTTCCTTAAATCCTTGCCCACTAAGTTAATTATCGGCCTTTCCATGCTTTTCTTCTCTATTGCAGCCATGATGGTAACCTTCTGTTCTGCTCTTGTAATTATGTTGGATGGGAGACTGCAACTTATAATTCCAATTGTACTGCTTGCCTCTATCCCTGTAACTTTTTTCATGTTGTTGCAATTTCCCCTCCTAGTGGAGATTTTTGTATCCACATATGGACCAGGAATCTTCAACAGAAAAATGAAACGCTGGCACTGA
- the LOC133704898 gene encoding lignin-forming anionic peroxidase-like, with the protein MAAKAGAAASFMFMLFLLNTACQAQLSPAFYDSSCPNALSAIRTAIRSAIASDRRMAASLIRLHFHDCFVQGCDASILLDETPSIQSEKTALGNLNSARGYNVIDKAKTEVEKICPGVVSCADIIAVAARDASAYVGGPSYAVKLGRRDSTTASRTLANAELPAFFESLESLISRFQKKGLTARDMVALSGSHTLGQAQCFTFRERIYNHSNIDAGFASTRRRRCPRVGSDATLAPLDLVTPNSFDNNYFKNLMQNKGLLQSDQVLFNGGSTDSIVSEYSRNPARFKSDFGSAMIKMGDIGLLTGSAGQIRRICSAVNN; encoded by the exons ATGGCAGCAAAAGCAGGAGCAGCAGCTTCTTTCATGTTCATGCTGTTCTTGCTGAACACAGCATGCCAGGCACAACTCTCCCCTGCATTTTACGACAGCTCCTGTCCTAATGCGCTTAGCGCGATCCGAACTGCTATCAGAAGTGCAATTGCGAGCGACAGGCGAATGGCTGCGTCTCTCATCCGCTTACACTTTCACGATTGCTTTGTCCAG GGATGTGATGCCTCCATCTTACTGGACGAGACTCCCTCTATCCAGAGTGAAAAGACTGCCCTCGGCAACCTTAACTCTGCTAGAGGTTATAATGTAATAGACAAAGCAAAAACTGAAGTTGAGAAGATCTGTCCCGGAGTAGTATCATGTGCAGATATCATTGCTGTTGCAGCGAGAGATGCGTCTGCTTAT GTGGGTGGCCCATCTTACGCGGTGAAGCTTGGAAGAAGAGATTCAACTACAGCAAGTCGAACTTTAGCCAACGCAGAGTTACCTGCCTTCTTTGAAAGCCTAGAGAGTCTTATTTCTCGCTTCCAAAAGAAAGGCCTTACTGCAAGGGACATGGTTGCCTTGTCAGGTTCACATACTCTCGGACAAGCTCAGTGCTTCACTTTCCGTGAAAGGATATACAATCACAGCAATATCGATGCCGGATTCGCTAGCACCCGCAGGAGGCGCTGTCCACGTGTTGGCAGCGACGCAACCTTAGCCCCGCTCGATTTGGTCACTCCCAATTCTTTCGACAACAATTACTTCAAGAATCTGATGCAAAACAAGGGTCTCCTTCAATCAGATCAAGTGCTTTTCAATGGAGGCTCCACGGACAGCATTGTCTCTGAATACAGCAGGAACCCTGCAAGATTCAAATCAGATTTTGGATCAGCCATGATCAAAATGGGAGATATAGGTCTTCTCACTGGATCTGCCGGGCAGATAAGGAGGATTTGCAGTGCTGTCAACAACTAG
- the LOC133706050 gene encoding lignin-forming anionic peroxidase-like — protein sequence MAAKAGVAASFMFMLFLLNTACQAHLSPAFYDSSCPNALSAIRTAIRSAIASDRRMAASLIRLHFHDCFVQGCDASILLDETTSIQSEKTALGNLNSARGYNVIDKAKTEVEKICPGVVSCADIIAVAARDASAYVGGPSYAVKLGRRDSTTASRTLANAELPAFFESLESLISRFQKKGLTARDMVALSGSHTLGQAQCFTFRERIYNHSNIDAGFASTRRRRCPRVGSDSTLAPLDLVTPNSFDNSYFKNLMQNKGLLQSDQVLFNGGSTDSIVSEYSRNPARFKSDFGSAMIKMGDIGLLTGSAGQIRRICSAVN from the exons ATGGCAGCAAAAGCAGGAGTAGCAGCTTCTTTCATGTTCATGCTGTTCTTGCTGAACACAGCATGCCAAGCACATCTCTCCCCTGCATTTTACGACAGCTCCTGTCCTAATGCGCTTAGCGCGATCCGAACTGCTATCAGAAGTGCAATTGCGAGCGACAGGAGAATGGCTGCGTCTCTCATCCGCTTACACTTTCACGATTGCTTTGTCCAG GGTTGTGATGCCTCGATCTTACTAGACGAGACTACCTCTATCCAGAGTGAAAAGACTGCCCTCGGCAACCTTAACTCTGCTAGAGGTTATAATGTAATAGACAAAGCAAAAACTGAAGTTGAGAAGATCTGTCCCGGAGTAGTATCATGTGCAGATATCATTGCTGTTGCAGCGAGAGATGCGTCTGCTTAT GTGGGTGGCCCATCTTACGCGGTGAAGCTTGGAAGAAGAGATTCAACTACAGCAAGTCGAACTTTAGCCAACGCAGAGTTACCTGCATTCTTTGAAAGCCTGGAGAGTCTTATTTCTCGCTTCCAAAAGAAAGGCCTTACTGCAAGGGACATGGTTGCCTTGTCAGGTTCACATACTCTCGGACAAGCTCAATGCTTCACTTTCCGTGAAAGGATATACAATCACAGCAATATCGATGCCGGATTCGCTAGCACGCGCAGGAGGCGTTGTCCACGTGTTGGCAGCGACTCAACCTTAGCCCCGCTCGATTTGGTCACTCCCAATTCATTCGACAAcagttacttcaagaatttgatgcAAAACAAGGGTCTCCTTCAATCAGATCAAGTGCTTTTCAATGGAGGCTCCACGGACAGCATTGTCTCTGAATACAGCAGGAACCCTGCAAGATTCAAATCAGATTTTGGATCTGCCATGATCAAAATGGGAGATATAGGTCTTCTCACTGGATCTGCCGGGCAGATACGGAGGATTTGCAGTGCTGTCAACtag